The sequence ATATAAAGCTGGGTTCGGTTCGACGTATCAGAGACGCAGAGCCATTGGACACTGAGTCCATTAGGAGAAAAGTCAGATACTCAATTTTCTATTTGTTGGGTTCGACCCTATTCACAGATAAGTCGACCGCATATGCCCACGCGAAGTATCTACCATTGCTTCGCGATTTCGAGCGGATCCATACTTATAGTTGGGAGTCAGCATGTCTCGCACATCTTTATAGAGCACTATGCCGTGCATCACGATATGATACAAAGGAGATGGATGACCCTCTTAATCTGTTGTTTGTTTGGGCATGGGAGCGAATGCCCTGTATTGCACCCATACTGAGACAGACCCTTCCACCGGCTGAGATACCAGTTGCTATGAGGTAATAATTCCTATTTTAGTCCTGTGTTATATTCACAATGCATGTTTGATTTACggtgaatttttaaaattttttcactGAATCATGTTTCAGGTGGAGTTACTCGGAACGGACCACAGCGTGGTTATTGAAGACCGCAGCGAGATTTAGGCAGGATATAGACTACATAGAGGAGGTAAATATTTAGGGTTCATGTGATTCCTATTTCCAAACATTAATATTAGGGTTCAAATATACCAATAATATGTGGCAATTTGAGTGGCGGCCGTTCGACAGATTGATCATATCCGACGAGTTACATGGACATCTTGAGGTATGTGACATCGTTGCTCTGTTGTTATCATTCGAGTGTGTCGAATGGCACCCTGCGGACCGAGTGATGCGTCAGTTTGGGTATGCACAACCTCCCCCGCGAGTAGCAAGAGACATTCCACTGGACCATCATTGCATCACTCTTCGCGGAGTGCAACTTCATGACATGACAGTTTTACATGGGGTATGGATAGCAAAATGGGGCAACAAGCAAAACACTCGGCTGCGGGAAACTGCACCCCCTTCCGAACTGGGACTTTATACCGACAATGGAGTACTAGGATTGGTATGTGGGCTTGTACGGACATATGCTGAGATTGTCAGAGCACGTTCTTTAGTATCCATATCAGCTACCAGCACCACAGCCACCTGCACCTCAAGGTCCACCTCAGCATGCAGTGTTTGATCCGTTTCCTTATTACATACCGTAGCTACTGGATCACCAGTCATGGTAGCCATCACACTCACCATAGTGGATCCAGCCACCACGTCCAGTCCGGCGACCACGGCGAGGGCAGTCATCACAGACATCGCAGTCAGCATAGTGGGCACAGTCAGCACAGTGGGCACAATCAGCACAGCCACCACTCTCAGCACAACCACCAGGGTCAGTCCGGCCAGCATAGTCAGCCCATACTTACCATTCCATCCGGTCATGAGTGGTTTGACTTTCTGTTGGTCCCATCGCAGATTCCCGTCGACGGTCACGGAGACCAGCAACTACAGCATTGGGCCAATGCTGGTTGGCCTGATCTTATGACAGATTCCTGTGGTATGCAGGGTCCTGCTTCCAACCTCTTATAGTTGATGTTGTACTCCTCCACCATTGAAGAATACCTTATGTTGACAACAAGTTTTTGCAAGCGAGGGACTCTGAATGCCCTTAAGAAGTTGCTGCCGATGTACCTTATATAAAACATCCACCATGCTCTTGGAGGTTCCAGTCACCTCTGAAATAATTTACTGCTGCCCGGATTGACTCATGTCGGTCTGAGATCATACCAACATTGTCTCTTCTAACAACATGCATTCGCAGATTCCTGAAAAAGAAGTTCCACGCATCAGCTGTCTCTCCTTCCACCAAGACAAAAGCGATAGCCATAATGTTTTGGTTCCCATCTTGTGCAACAGCAACCAGAAGTGTACTTTTGTATTTTCTGTATAGGTGTGTGCCGTCAACCTGAACTAGAGGCTTGCAATGCCTGAATGCTCGAATGCATGGATTGAAACTCCAAAATACGCAATGAAGTATTTTTTACACCGTACGCCTCCTCATTCCCGTTGTACAGTGGTCGTGTTTCTATTTGGACAACTGAACCAGGCATCTTCTGAATCATGACCAAGAGCCACCATGGCAAAACTTGGTAAGAATCCTCTCAACCATCAAAAACTTTGGCTATggacttctgctttgccaaccaaatCTTTCGGTAACTGATGGTATAGTTGAACCTTGACTGGACTTTCGCTATTATAGATTTCACCTTGATGGACGGGTCAGTCTCGACCAATGGCCTTATAGCCTCAGCAACTGTATCTGAGTCCAACTTGGAATGATTCTGTAAAATCATTCCCATTGTGCACGTATACCTACTGTTGTATCTGCGTATCTCCCAACAACCTTTTTTCCGTATTAAGCTGGCTCGGATAAGCCAGTCGCACCCACGCCCATACgtcttgcattttgcatagaacgtctgtggctcagactcatacacattATAGTCAACTCCTCTTGAGATAGTGTAACTTCTAATTGTTGCGACGACCGAATTTTTAGAACTGTATTCCATTCCAATCCTGAACTCTCCGTCCTCAGGATCAGCAATGCCTACAGAAAGCAGAAATCATCATTCATTAATCAatcaaaaatataaattacaaaaaaCGTATTATTCAGTCATCACGTACCTATGTTTTCATATTCTGAAAATTCCAGTGCATGCTTGGCATCAAGATCCAAGTTACGCAGAAAAGGTGGAATATTCATCGGTTGACTGCCCAAGGGATAAACCACTACATTCTCCGTTGCAGCCTCAATTCCCACATCACCATCCTCGTCTTCGTCGCCGGCTTCATAAGTAGCTTCAAAGTCCTCTTCGCTGTCACTATTCATTCCTTTGTACACTGCAGCTCTATCATCCTCTATATCTAAATCATTTTGAATCTCATCTGCCTCTAcgttttcaaactcaacatacaccTCAATCTGTGGTTGTCGCATCTGAGTATGACGGTGAATTTGGAACATATTCTACATACTCGCTTTGTCAATGATCGGCATGATATCAAACTGTATTAGACCACCAAAAACTAAAACTGGATTCCAGTATAGAATTATGCTCACTCTCCTAAACATACCGTTCTCTATGCTTTGACAGAGACCGTTTTAAAGCTCCATTAACATCATGGTGCATGGAACCACAAATGAAAACGAATTCTGACACACAAATCTCACTCCCTCATGAGTATTCCGTATAATCTCACCGTTGCGATATACTACCAAATTTACATTACCTTCCATTACACTACAAACACACTCAAAGAACACTCTACATCACACTGTTCTTCGCAATGAAAATGGTACCGAGCTTTGCCTTATATAGAGGGGAGCACTCAACATGCCTTCCACGTGTTGCTTCGTCGGCCAATCAGAGTGAGCCACGTGTCAACACGCCCCATGCGTGCTGACTCAGCATGCCCCTACGTGTTGTAGCTTCAACTAACCAGGCTTCACCACATGTCACGCCCCCCACGTGCTGCATGTAACATGCCCCCTGTGTGTTAGACCTTGAATATGACACGTCCCCAAAGCTGTAAATACACTCACTACACCCATTTCTAATTAAAACACCCACACTAACTCCATAATGAAATTCTTGAGCCTGGAATAAACAGATAAGAAACAGAGGGGTGGGGTTTATGTTAATAGTGCTCTCAACATTTCTTCCATGGCCACTGAAGCTGCTTTTAAGATCTGCTGCGAGGTGATTGCTTTGTCTTCGAAGATCTTCAAGTTGCGCGCTTTCCAAATCTGCCAGAGGACTACGGCCACATAGGTGAGGTTCCTTTTCGCATCTACTCTGCATCTGAGCTCCTTCAACAGTTCCTCCCACCATTTTCATGGAGGTTCTTCAGTTAGTGGCACGGGTAAATTCACTTAATTCCATGTTGAAGCTGAGAGTGGACAAGTAAGTAAGCAATGTTGAATCGATTcttattcttgtgtgcatattaGACAGGTAGGattaatagaaaaataacaaTTTATTCGAAACTAATTTGGTGTTATTTTTTTAATCGTTCATTGTGGACTAACAACATAACACTAAACCAATAATTTCTCAATGTGCAAGTCATTGCCTTGTATTTATCCTCTTATAATTTGGTTTAGTGCTATGTTGTTAATTCACAATGAACGTAGTTTGTCCGCAATGACAGCCTATTTTCGGGGTTTATGGTGAAGGCTTGTTAGGCACAGGAGAGCCTGCTGATGTTCTAGCTGACGAGTCTTGGAAATAATATGTCAGTTGTAATAGGTTGTGGATACGCTAAGACTTAGGATAGTATTGTGATTGAGAGTACTTCTCTCTCTCACTGTGGAGCTACAATGTGGCTTTGtcacattaaataaaaaaaatccatggaagaaaaataaatattggTGCAGTAATAGATAAATCA is a genomic window of Arachis ipaensis cultivar K30076 chromosome B06, Araip1.1, whole genome shotgun sequence containing:
- the LOC107646444 gene encoding serine/threonine-protein phosphatase 7 long form homolog, with protein sequence MGFYHVSRIGVIRGFYSLLAALVERWRPKTHTFVLPVGEVTVTLEDVAHIFGLPIDGEPMSGWINNSSDFLQSQSIAIFGRKPEVSSSSKSYIKLGSVRRIRDAEPLDTESIRRKVRYSIFYLLGSTLFTDKSTAYAHAKYLPLLRDFERIHTYSWESACLAHLYRALCRASRYDTKEMDDPLNLLFVWAWERMPCIAPILRQTLPPAEIPVAMRWSYSERTTAWLLKTAARFRQDIDYIEEWRPFDRLIISDELHGHLEVCDIVALLLSFECVEWHPADRVMRQFGYAQPPPRVARDIPLDHHCITLRGVQLHDMTVLHGVWIAKWGNKQNTRLRETAPPSELGLYTDNGVLGLVCGLVRTYAEIVRARSLVSISATSTTATCTSRSTSACSV